From Glycine soja cultivar W05 chromosome 4, ASM419377v2, whole genome shotgun sequence, the proteins below share one genomic window:
- the LOC114408120 gene encoding uncharacterized protein LOC114408120, whose product MNLPKDFYNVTRDIHNQRLTTNYKGGLFCCQDNLQCKQIEGFQGSRRMVSLRYKISWVDWNIYQIPVKVYILDSTDKVRSNGSKILHDCLAEYTIPAGGGGDSPHVQKANIPMENGGYLIYGTAHMHSGVVNATLYGQDGRTLCTSTPKYGTGKEAGNEKGYLIGMSVCYPQPGSIKIHDGEILTLESRYKNEFRTGAMGHFYIYLAEELPQ is encoded by the exons ATGAATCTCCCGAAGGACTTTTATAATGTCACAAGGGATATACATAACCAAAGATTGACTACAAATTATAAAGGAGGTCTCTTTTGTTGTCAGGACAACTTACAATGCAAGCAAATAGAGGGTTTTCAAGGTTCAAGGAGAATGGTTTCCTTAAGATACAAAATTAGTTGGGTTGATTGGAACATATACCAAATACCAGTTAAGGTTTACATACTTGATTCCACCGACAAAGTGAGGTCAAATGGTTCCAAAATACTTCATGATTGTCTG GCAGAGTATACCATTCCagctggtggtggtggtgattctCCTCATGTCCAAAAAGCAAACATCCCAATGGAAAATGGAGGTTATCTAATTTATGGCACTGCTCATATGCATTCAGGTGTTGTAAATGCAACTTTATATGGACAG GATGGAAGGACTTTATGTACATCAACACCAAAATATGGAACAGGAAAAGAGGCTGGAAATGAGAAAGGTTATCTCATTGGAATGTCTGTTTGTTATCCACAACCGGGTTCAATCAAGATTCATGATGGTGAAATTTTGACTCTAGAATCTAGATATAAAAATGAGTTTCGTACTGGAGCTATGGGACATTTCTACATCTATTTGGCAGAGGAACTACCACaatga